One stretch of Arachis duranensis cultivar V14167 chromosome 1, aradu.V14167.gnm2.J7QH, whole genome shotgun sequence DNA includes these proteins:
- the LOC107471862 gene encoding ethylene-responsive transcription factor 3-like, giving the protein MENLGTPSHQPHHNNNRVSNSKKSEKKFLGVRQRPSGRWIAEIKDSSQKLRLWLGTYDRAEDAALAYDHAASLLRGRNAKTNFPITHGACSTIILGKNPRAYHLLKQHAVMKSHMALSSHMVRDPFVSSSQSSILQDHNNTLVFPIPEEQASADGSGGFSFGCCKVYSSVIVAPSFSSS; this is encoded by the coding sequence ATGGAAAACCTAGGCACCCCATCACACCAACCTCATCATAACAATAATAGggtttctaattcaaaaaagAGTGAGAAGAAGTTTCTTGGGGTTAGACAAAGGCCTTCAGGAAGATGGATTGCAGAGATCAAAGACTCTTCACAGAAACTAAGGCTTTGGTTGGGAACTTATGATAGAGCTGAAGATGCTGCACTTGCTTATGACCATGCTGCAAGCCTTCTTAGAGGAAGAAATGCTAAGACTAATTTTCCAATCACCCATGGTGCTTGTAGCACCATTATTCTTGGCAAGAATCCAAGGGCTTACCACCTCCTTAAGCAACATGCAGTTATGAAGAGCCACATGGCGCTTTCTTCGCACATGGTCAGGGATCCATTTGTCTCTTCTTCGCAATCATCCATTCTTCAGGATCATAATAATACTCTTGTTTTCCCCATCCCTGAAGAACAAGCTTCAGCTGATGGTAGTGGAGGATTTTCATTTGGATGTTGTAAGGTTTATTCTTCTGTTATTGTAGCTCCTTCTTTCAGTTCTTCATGA